In Pseudomonas lutea, the genomic stretch GCTTTCGCCCGCCGTGAACGATCCCGGCACAGCAATCGACGTCATAGGCAGGGGCATCCGCGCCTTCAACGCACAGGCGAGGTCGGTCACGCTGCAAAGGCCTGAAACACGGTGTAATTGCGTGCATGTGCGCGGGTTGTCCGTGGAGGACATGTTTGAAGACTTCTTCTCGCCGATTGCGCGCGACGGCGCAGCGCTGCTGGAGGTGAATATCCGTCTGGTCAAAGCGCTCGCCAGCCTGGCACGCTGCAGTCCGGCGTTGTACGCCGCCGTATGCGCGCGTCACATGGCCGTCATTCTTGAACGGGCGGAGGCGGCCATGACGCTTGATGCAGACAAGGTGCGGTTGAGAGCGTGCGTTGCGGCTTCGAGGGTGTGAATCACTTAATAAATGGCGTTTTTTATCGCGCTCTTTCATACCCCTGCGGTGTGACTCTCGGCGGCTAAGCGTTATGCAGGTTCCTCGACCCGATGAAACTGCGCTTGGGATTTGCCGGCTCGCTTGGCCCGATACAGCGCTTCATCCGCCTGGCCCAGCGCATTGGCGAAATCGCCTTCGGTCCACAACGCACCGCCGATGCTGCAGCCCACTCTGATCACCTGGCCGGCGAGGGTGACCGGTTCTGCAATCTTCTTGAGGATGCGTTGCGCCGCGCTCTGAATACTCTCCAGTGACTCGCCGGCCTTCAATCGCAGCAGCAGGACGAACTCATCCCCGCCGTGGCGCACCGCAATGTCGCCATCGCGCACGGTGGCGGAGAGTCGCAGGCCGACCGAGTGGAGCAGGGCGTCTCCGACCGCATGACCGAAGTTGTCATTGACCGGTTTGAAGCCGTCCAGGTCCAGGCACAGCACGCCGAAGGCAGGCTGTTGACCGGCTTCGTTCTGCAGGCCCTCGACGTAGTTTTCCAGTGCTGCCCGGTTGGGAAGACCGGTCACGGTGTCGCGGTACGCCACGCCTTTGATCAGCGCCAGCTGGCCTTTTTTCTGAGTCAGGTTTTCCACCAGATGGCGAATCACCATGCTCAGCTTTTCAACTTCCAGGCTGCCTTTGACCAGCGGTATATCGACGTCCGCACCCTCGCTCAGGCGCGTCGCTGCGTCGGCGATCTGGTTAAGGGGGCGCGTGATGACCCCGGCGACAAACCAGCCCATCACGGCAAACGCGATGGACAACAGGCTGCCCCACAGCAGGATTTCCGCGCGCAGTCCGTTGGCCTCGGCAAACGCGACAGAGGCGGGTTGCCGCGTCACGACCGTCCAGCCAAGTCCTGCATAGCCATCAATGCCGGCGCTTCCGGCAAACCCTGACACGTAGGTTTTGCCGTCCTGCCACTGGCTGACCGTCCAGTGGTTTTCGCTGTTGTGGTGGATGCTGGCTTCGCTTGGTTTACCGATCAGTTGCTTGGGGCCGAGCAAGACAATGCCGTCTCTGCTGACGACCAGAAATTCAAGCTCCGGGAGGCTTTTCTTCAAGGGTTCAAACATAGTCCGGCCAATCTCGGCGGCCCATTGCCAGGACAGGTGTGTGCCCAGGACTCCCATGAATTTACCCGCGGTGTCCAGCACGGGCATGCTGATATCGACGAACTTCATGGCTTCGCCCGATGGGTTGGGCAAGAGTTTTGCGAGCATGACGGCTTCGTGCACGTCGCCAATGAACGTCTTGTCCTGCCCCTCCATGAACACAGGACGGTGCGCGATGCTGGCACCTTCCAGCAGGCGGCCGGTTGACGCAACCACCGTGCCTTGGGCATCCGTGAGGCCGATCCACGAATAGCTGGGGAACTGCGCGTTGAGGTGGTTGAGCAGGCTGCGAGCCTGGGCAACGTTGTCGGGGTTGCGCAGCGCTTCCAGCGCGCTGAGAACGCTGAGCTCCTTGGCGCGGCTGTGCATGTCGCGATCCAGACGGTCAATCATCGAGGCGGCGTATTCCGCGAGCTGGTGTCCGGTCTGCTCTTTGTGCCTTGAGATTGCTGATGCGCCAATGACCGTGCCGAAGATGCAGGTAATCACCAACACGGAAAGCGCGACGAACACTGCGAATTTCGCTCGCAGGCTTTGGAAGGGGAGCAGCTGCATGATAGATCGCCCGGCAGGATCAAACGCCTTCGATCCCTGGCATTCTTGATTACGCTATCGGCGAGCGTGAGGGGTTTCTTGAGCGACTCATTGCCAGCCCACGCCGACAGTCAGTTGGACGCCCCTCAAAAAGTGCGGTTTGCCAGATTGAAATATCCCCCCTGGGGGGATAGGATGCCGGCCATTACTGTCGAACCCGAGGCTTCTTCATGAGCGATCACGACCACAAAAGTGCGCATCCCGATTCCCTTGCTCATGGCCATGTTTACCCCGATACCCATCCCCATGTCCACCAGAGCCACGCGGCGATCATCAAGCGCCTCAAACGCGCTGACGGCCACTTGCGCAGCATCATCACCATGATCGAAGAAGGCCGTGAGTGCGTGGACATCGCGCAACAGCTGCACGCGGTGGAAAAAGCCGTGTGCCAGGCCAAACGGACGCTGATCCAGGATCACATCGACCATTGCCTTGAAGACACCGTTGCGTCCTTGGGCAATGGCGAGCGCGGGCCACTGGAAGCCTTCAAACAAATCACCAAATACCTCTAGGTCTGTCATGCCCAATTTCGCTGAACTGCTGCAACAGGGCGGGGCTCATGCCTGGCTGTACTTCCCGAGCGCTATCCTGCTGGGTGCCTTGCACGGCCTGGAGCCCGGCCATTCCAAAACCATGATGGCAGCCTTTATCGTGGCGGTCCGGGGCACGGTGAAACAGGCCATCCTGCTGGGCCTGGCCGCGACGTTGTCGCACACCGCGGTGGTCTGGCTGGTGGCTATCGGCGGCATGTATCTGGGTGCAGGGCTGGACGCGCAGACCACCGAGCCATACTTCCAGCTTGCGTCCGCTGCCCTGATCATCGCCATTGCGCTATGGATGCTATGGCGAACGTGGCGTGGGGAACGGATGTTCACCGTGGAGCACGCGGGCGGTCATCATCACCATGACCATGACCATGACCATGACCATGACCATGACCCTCATCATGACCATCATGACCATCATGACGGCACCCATCCGATGGACGCGGCCCTGTCTGCGGATGGCTATCAGGACGCCCACGAGCGCGCCCACGCCGACGACATCCGCAAGCGCTTCACCCAGCGTAAGGTCAGCACCGGCCAGATCATCGTCTTCGGCCTGACGGGCGGGCTCATTCCATGCCCGGCCGCCATCACCGTGCTGTTGCTGTGTCTTCAGGTGAAGGAGGTCGCGCTGGGCGGGATGCTGGTCTTGAGTTTCAGCATCGGCCTGGCCCTCACGCTGGTCACCGTCGGCGTTGCCGCAGCCGTCGGGGCCCGTAAAGCCTCCAGCCGCTGGCCCTGGTTGAGTGCCTTGGCACGTCGGGCGCCTTACTTGTCCAGCGTGTTGATCATTGCAGTCGGTGTGTACGTGGGCGTGCACGGCTGGATCGGGCTGAACGTTTAGGCACCTGTCGCAGCGGTACAGGGGCTGAATATCCTTAGTGCAGCGTGCGCGGTGTCACTGACACCGCGCGTCCTTCCAGTGGACCCAGGCAGACCGGATGCCTTCAGTGGGGTGGGCACACCGAGTGCCTTCTGTGGGACTGGCTTCAGCCGGGAAGGCGTCAGTCGTCTTGCCACAGAATCGATGCCGTTCAAACAGGCCTCTTCCCGGCTGAAGCCGGTCCCACGGGCACACCGCGCGTGCCTTCACTGGGACCGGCTTTAGCCGGGAAGGCGTCAGTCGCCATGCCTCGGAACAGATGGCGTTCAAACAGGCCTCTTCCCGGCTGAAGCCAGTCCCACTGGCACACCGCGTGCCTTCAGTGGGACCGGCTTTAGCCGGGAAGGCGTCAGTCGCCATGCCTCGGAATAGATGGCGTTCAAACAGGCCTCTTCCCGGCTGAAGCCGGTCCCACGGGCACACCGAGTGCCTTCAGTGGGACTGGCTTTAGCCGGGAAGGCGTTAGTCGTCATGCCACAGAATCGATGGTGTTCAAACAGGCCTCTTCCCGGCTGAAGCCGGTCCCACTGACACCGCGCATACCGGGTAGGACCGGCTTCAGCCGGGAAGGCGTCGGTTGCCACGCCTCGGTGCAGTGTGCCGCCGCCGGCATTCCCGGCTAAAGCCGGTCCTACTAAGTAAACGCGCCGCTGTTGTAGGACCGGCTTTAGCCGGGAAGGCGTCAGCGCAGCAGGTGGACACACAGCCCTGCCGCGGCGCATCCCAGCAACACCGTGATCACCCCGCGCTTGAAGCGAAACAGGGCGACCGCTGCGCCAATGGCGATCAGCAAGGACGGCCACTCAAGTCCTGCACTGAAGCCGTTGGGCCAAAGCACGTGGTAGCCGAAAAAGCAGGCAAGATTGAGAATCACACCCACCACGGCGGCAGTGATGGCGGTCAGCGGGGCGGTGAAGGAGAGCTCATTGTGGGTCGATTCCACCAGCGGCCCACCGGCGAGGATGAACAGAAAAGACGGCAGGAAGGTGAACCAGGTCACCAGCGCGGCAGCGACGGCCCCTGCAACAAACGCCTGCTCCGGCCCGAAGACGTGCAGGACATAGGCCCCGACGAATCCGACATAGGCCACCACCATGATCAGTGGGCCCGGCGTGGTCTCGCCGAGCGCCAGGCCATCGATCATCTGCGTCGGCG encodes the following:
- a CDS encoding GGDEF domain-containing protein — translated: MQLLPFQSLRAKFAVFVALSVLVITCIFGTVIGASAISRHKEQTGHQLAEYAASMIDRLDRDMHSRAKELSVLSALEALRNPDNVAQARSLLNHLNAQFPSYSWIGLTDAQGTVVASTGRLLEGASIAHRPVFMEGQDKTFIGDVHEAVMLAKLLPNPSGEAMKFVDISMPVLDTAGKFMGVLGTHLSWQWAAEIGRTMFEPLKKSLPELEFLVVSRDGIVLLGPKQLIGKPSEASIHHNSENHWTVSQWQDGKTYVSGFAGSAGIDGYAGLGWTVVTRQPASVAFAEANGLRAEILLWGSLLSIAFAVMGWFVAGVITRPLNQIADAATRLSEGADVDIPLVKGSLEVEKLSMVIRHLVENLTQKKGQLALIKGVAYRDTVTGLPNRAALENYVEGLQNEAGQQPAFGVLCLDLDGFKPVNDNFGHAVGDALLHSVGLRLSATVRDGDIAVRHGGDEFVLLLRLKAGESLESIQSAAQRILKKIAEPVTLAGQVIRVGCSIGGALWTEGDFANALGQADEALYRAKRAGKSQAQFHRVEEPA
- a CDS encoding metal-sensing transcriptional repressor is translated as MSDHDHKSAHPDSLAHGHVYPDTHPHVHQSHAAIIKRLKRADGHLRSIITMIEEGRECVDIAQQLHAVEKAVCQAKRTLIQDHIDHCLEDTVASLGNGERGPLEAFKQITKYL
- a CDS encoding nickel/cobalt efflux transporter; this encodes MPNFAELLQQGGAHAWLYFPSAILLGALHGLEPGHSKTMMAAFIVAVRGTVKQAILLGLAATLSHTAVVWLVAIGGMYLGAGLDAQTTEPYFQLASAALIIAIALWMLWRTWRGERMFTVEHAGGHHHHDHDHDHDHDHDPHHDHHDHHDGTHPMDAALSADGYQDAHERAHADDIRKRFTQRKVSTGQIIVFGLTGGLIPCPAAITVLLLCLQVKEVALGGMLVLSFSIGLALTLVTVGVAAAVGARKASSRWPWLSALARRAPYLSSVLIIAVGVYVGVHGWIGLNV